AgaagagagagtgaaagagaagagagaagagagagaatgagagagagggGGGAAGAGTTTTCGTGAAGGGGGAAACTAAAACTGAAatttttggttaaggggggaataTTTGGTGTATTAACGGGGGAAATAAAGAAGCAAgtattttttagtttttttaaaatttgttttagACATCGGTTGGTAAACATACTGATGTCTTAAAGTAcctttaacatcagttttaaaGCAACCAATGTTAGAACAACTTTTAACATCGATGAGATCTCTAACCGATGTCTAAGGGGTGATGTCGTAGGCACCATTTCTAGTAGTGTAAAAGTAGACGTTTtggatttgcttatcgagaagttatattgaaagaatagatacatatcgatatgtcattttcctgactcttatcgagaactagaaaatgacttgtcgagatgtcaaataaatacccagtttgtcctgaatggattgaattgtttccaatttttatttgaataaatcaaaaataaaatcataatgattttatcaaagtattttaccataataatttgttaaattaaattatctcagttctaagTTGTGGACAAGTCTAcgaattatacttgtagagaactctatgagtttatacttatagagaactctacaatgacttatcgataagtcataataaagttTGTCGAGAAGTTaaaaaaatgacttatcgagaactcactcgagaagtcttaaaatggcttgtcgagaagtcaattagacttatcgagaactcagttctctatatacttttgctCTTTTTGATTCTATCTTgtgctaatttcacatattaaaaatatgaattaacattttagacagttttcttagaattgaaaaattccaagctaaatagtaaattttgagaaataaatatatagagatttctgaaatatttataactcaaaTTTCAGCTAATTTCCATTTaaatcaaatgaattttgatttattagaactcaatctgctgcaaaatattagctgagttcttgcctttaggatggaGAATatcattccaatttcacctacaagtctagtgaaagttgcttcatctaaaggtttagtaaaaatgtcatcTAACTGTTTTTCTATTAGAACAAAAattagctcaatggtaccatttgcagcatgttctctaataaaatgataccttacatcaatgtgatTTGTTTTAGAATGAtttggaagttgacacaaattgttgtttcttgctataccaggatacaagtctttgtccaagaaactgacagctttcACTAGTCCTCTTTCTGTCAACgctgcatccagcaaaatctgcatctgtgtatccaacagcttcaaaacccgttctcttaggataccattgttggatctatcgaatcttggccctgtgttttatgatattaattaaaagagtacgaatagaacattaaccttaatcgctacggcgcaagcgattcaaatccacgtcttctactgtattccctgattctccttggacgaagtgtgggcttcgatctcccaaggtgtacctctcccaaagctccgaaattccaaaaccctagctggctccATGAGAAAAACGgctgcctctctcaaaccctaggatgtgatttcattttttgtgtgttaaccctagcttcaggagaatgagaatatttataggctaaagtagggatcatggaccattaggtcaggccttctaatgacatttggggccaagcccaatgtcattaaatattaatttaatcaactaaagaattaatatttgcaatacctttcctaattccataaattaattatttaattcggcttccatattaattgcttataaattccccatgtttaagatatcgcatgtccattaattaaattaatttctgactattaatttaatcaatatcttttatccttgatcatccactcaaccttataattatgcaagaacaaatctgcctgcaggactaaagtataattatctttatgagctttcaagaggacatcatcacccgaatatatttttcggacacggtttccttttatagttaatatcccactctgtatataatttcattgcccaatacataaattttgtaatttaaaataaattacttaatatatgaatcaaggcatgtgcattaaatacaagtgtcaattactacatccggattaagaagctaagcaataataatatcgtagaatcttagttcttctttattgttaGAATAAAAGACacaattattctactattttgatcccgttcaatatacacaaagtatacaagtattattcaatagtcaagataaactatttctaaataataccTCAGCCATTCCAGTGGTTTGTTTAataccacttagactgtgaacctttattatattatataaggagtttgacaatctaatcttctgctatcccatttgatatTAGATTGTCTACAACATATAATATATAGACcatgtgaaaacatgcattcaagattctcaaataatttattattaaagtatatacttcaaacgaatatttcagtataaaccctaataatctcccacttatactcaagatattctttgagtatatcagtgtttattacaagcaatccactaccaactatataactatgtgaccaagtatctgactcctatcgcttccacgtGCTCCTGAAAAGCCTTAGCTGGTAAGCTCTTCGTGAAAGGATATGCCCGGTTATCCTTTGATGCTATATCAGTCACAATGAAATCTCCTCGCTTAACAAACTGCCGTATGAGGTGATACTTACGCTCTATGTGTTTTGCTGCCTTATGGGCCCGTGGTTCCTTGGTATTTTCCACAGCACTAGTATTCTCACAATAAATCATGATTTGCCGTGGCAAATTAGGAACCAAATCCAAATCCAGCAGGAACTTTCGGAACCATATAGCCTCTTTGGCTGCCTCAGAGGCTGCCACATGTTCGGCTTCCATGGttgagtctgcaatgcatttctgcttcacactcctccatattacggctccacctcccaaagtaaatACACATCCCGAGGTGGATTTTCTCTTATCCTAATCTGTCTGGAAATCTGAAATCAAATCCATACGACTGGACTGCTTGATCAAAATGAATGTTCTAATACCTAGAAgcttattaaatccataaatagacctcttaagcttacatacaagATGCTTTTGGCCTTCTTTAATGAATTCCtctggttgctgcatatagatggtttcttcaagactttcattaaggaaagctgtcttaacatccatttgccaaatctgATAATTGAGAAGAGCTGcaatagataaaagaatacggattgaaTTAAGCATGGCTACCGgcgaaaaggtttcctcataatcgataccttctttctgagtataccctttcgcaacaagtcttgctttccaggctttcacctttttatctaatcccctctttttcttgtagatccacttacatccaataggtttttACCTTTtggtggttccacgagctcccagacctgattagaatacattgattccatCTCAAATTTCATCGctttttgccaaagatctgcatctttgtcttttactgcctcttcgtatgtacggggatcatcatcatgttcaccagagaccaagtctaaAGACTTTCCCAAAAatatgaatctatcaggctgttgaagAACCCTCGcactacgacgaggcactagtgcggtattagtgacaggttgtacattttattgttggttgttctacttgtactacagcttcatgggtattatctgtcccttccactagttcctctaaaGCGACACTACTgatgggtttgtgattcattatatagtcctcctctaagaatcatgcattggtgctaacaatgacatcccgattcttcggactataaaataaataacctttcgttcccatggggtagcctacaaataactttacttctgtacgagattctaacttagtcgcgttcttgttcagcacatgtgctggacaaccccatatccaaatgtgtcttagactcggtttatccccggtccataattctaagggggttttaggaaccgacttagaaggtactaagttcagaagataagcttctgtctctaaggcatgtccccaaaatgacttgggtaaatccaaataactcatcatcgatcgaacactctctaaaagagtctggttccttctctctgctacaccgttctactagggtgtgcctggtgcagttaactgggattctatcccattttctgatagGTATTACCCAAATTCTCCAAgaaagtattcgccaccacgatctgatcgtagtgacttaatacttttattaagtcgcttctccgttttagctttgtactctttgaacttatcaaagcactcagacttacggtgcaacaaataaacgtacccatatctagaataatcatcaatgaaagtgacgaaatactcataaccacctctttcttggatattcatgggtccacataaatcagagtgaaccaattctaacacttGTTTGGTTCTATTaccctttgccttgaaaggcctattacTCATTTttccttccaagcaggattcacaaactggaaatggctccactgtcaatgagcttaaaggcccgtttactaccagtctttgaatcctcttCAAGTttatatgacctaatctcaagtgccaaagatatgtttggttcaaactagaaggttcatttcttttagtagagttagaagatgtgttgttcaattccctatatTACAGTTGCAGTgtaggttgactaggattaattatatacaaattgtcttgcaatgtaccagaacatataattcgtttattcatcataatagaaaaattacgatccaaacaaacattataaccatccaaagcaagtttagaaatcgaaattaaattccttgtaaaagaaggtacataaagacaattgttcaaaaccaaaatcctattagaaccaaaagataaatgaataacttcTACTGCAAATACtactactttcgtagcatctcccatgaacacatatatctcaccatctctaagcattctggatagctggaacccctgcatagaattacaaacatgattagtggctcctgtatctacacaccaagtgctcgtagatatagccgctataaatgtttctgtaactagagaaagagacataccagtattgtttgtcttcttaggaagaggacaatcatgtttccagtgacctgactcTTTGCACCtaaagcactttcccttaggccttttcacaccaccttgaactcccactgccttcacagctttctgtgtctgggcctttttcttcttcttaatacctttcggcttagaggaagaacctttctcagccaaATACAgttgaacactctgccgaaataatccttcagctttctgaagttctgtcagcagttccgcgagactatactacctcttgttcatgttgtaattcaagcggaactgctcaaaactcttggacaagctcataaggataatgtcaatctgggtttccccatcaagttcagcaccaaggatctctatctcattcagatgtaacatcatcttgagaacatgatcccttacagttgttccttcagccatctgagtgttcattaaagtcttcatggctacttgcctagcagccctattctgatctccaaaatgttccttgagattaaagagcatatctgaagcagtggccatagactgatgctgatgctgcaaaacaccagacattgctgccagaatgtaacatcgcgacatctcatcagccttaatccaccgcttataatattctttctcatcttcaggagcatcagcagcaggctgatcaggcttgggttcataagtgtaaaacttgtactcctcagcactcaacacaatgtccaaatttcatttccattcaatatagttaggtccggtaagtttgttatccttaagtatggtgaatagtggattaaagcccattttatcctgagaatcatgcattaAAAACATCACATTACATATAAAAAAGGGTGCATTAAATATTAAGacctattgattcctctaacaattattaaaattaaatgcactaacatctaaacaccataagtttctggtacgccacgatgtgtgataTGTATACCACCTAAATTTGTTTAATATTACTTcagtcctattactaaacaatatgccacgttggggtggtctatattatttttcatagctaagtgtataccatcatcaaatcttaaattattcgaaatctatggaacttggtacgccacaatgggtggcgtgtataccttccaatattcataatttttcattgaatagaatacttcaattcaatattcatcaatggtttgatttccaggtagtggaggagtcacatcggtctcacttaatacccacagccttacaagttcgatgaacccgtttttgacaaaatcgccccatatcagaaataaagaaaattcatatttattccttgtttttaaaaattaatttaagaagtttgttctagtaatttctataacattctagacaccataaattacatgccacgatgggtgacgtatatataatttatattcgtcgttatgttaaattacatacaaacaataatggagaccatgggatttaattttatattaattccctctcccacttagcATTTACTTTGAGGATTTTAATCTAGATGCATCGTCCTATGTTATTTCTTCGAAGTCCAGATGTATTATAACAACACAAAGAACACATAACATAGCAGCATACTATCATTAATAAAGCATTAATAAGAACATCCTTATGTCCACGTCATTCTAGCATGCAAAGGGTTAGTATCACACGACATAACAACACAGACAAGATACAcatagtagcaataatcaagagaagcagaaattatgtaaaacataataaaacacatccactattatggccccaGAAAAATAGCTTCGAATTTATCCTTCGAAAAATTCTGGAAATCTTCGAGAGCCCGGTTAAAGGCCTTCACAGCCTCAAAACGCCTTGAAATAATGGGTCAATGGTCTTCAGACCCTCTGATCCCTTTCTCTCACTCATACATATAACACAGTCTTCTAAACCCTTGTGATTATGTCCTTGTCCTTCATAAAGCTAATCACTCTTTTGAATTatgtggttgaaagtgtatccattaAGTTACTTCCAAGTAGAGTAAAGGTACTATCTTGGTAATATATACTGACTTCTGTGTAAGATACAACCCatactttgactatttcttcagctaattgttaaAAGTAGTCATCATCTATGATGCACCAATTTATTGGCAGAAAATCAGTTTGATCAAAACAGTTCCATACATCCCTCTCAGTAAATTGTaatttctttggttttcttccaacagatttgaaatgaatttttaatggtggcttgaatgagggtaggtttgtgattttcttcaaGGTGGATTGGCTATATGTGATTAGGATTCTGAGTAGGGTATTTGCAGTTGGCTTGTACAAAAATTTGGGCTTAGGGGTCAAAGATAGTTGAATGTTTGAGCTTGTAGGTTTAGTGGCTTAAGCATGTTGGATTTGAATTGATTGGACATTTTTCTTTGAGCTTTCGCCGTCTTACTTCTTCTCCTTTCTTCTCTCATCACCCTTCTTCTCATCATTTCCATTTTTCTTAGCATCCCTTTTATTATCTTCTGTCTTGCTACCAGTTGCCTTTGAAggttgacttggatttgagccagaaggtttttggtcatctttctgctgttcatcatcatccaagtcaccATTAGtatcactacgccatagatggcctatcgcaataGTTTGATCATTAGTGTTACAAACTAATGTTACATTAGCTATGCTTATCTTTGTCTACCACAACATTACATGTATGATGTTACCATAACTTTTCCAACATGTTACTATAGACATAAAGTGTTACACCATGCAACATGTGTGAAATTATGTTACCATAGGGTATCAACCAATAAAATATTatcattttttttaataatttgtgtCTTAATTAGTTAACTTTATAATATATTTAactaataatttaaaaatataattttaatcaaataaagtaataatttttttgttttgcatattaaattaataatatatttttttactgtatatatatttttttcttttaaagaaataaaaaacataaataattctattatttgattttaaaaataactaatttgataaaatttattttattggTTGGATCTATAAATTATAGCAagtgatattatttttaaatgataaataatttgattataatttataataaataatttatttgaaaaaaagaaaattaaaatacAAAAGAAGTGGTAAATTGTACAGGCGGGCTAAAATTTGGGCCAAAAAATTCGAAGAAGCGGCAAATTTTTCAGATTAGCCGGTTAAAATTTGGGCAAGTTAAAATATTTTATCCCTCTTTAACTATTCTCTATCCCTTTATCTCCCTATCTTGCTCATTCTCTCTCAACTCTCCACGCCGTTCCCTGCGTTTCTCTCTGCTTTAATGGTATACTAAAGTCGATTTCATTCAAGTATGAGCTAAATTTTCACAGATTGATGGATATGGGGGCTTCTTGAACCGATTCGAGTTTCAAACAAGACTAGGTTTTTCGTGTTTGAATGGGGGGTTTTTGTTTTTTGATTTTTTCTCCAATTAATTGGTTTTATCAGTTTGTTCCGGGTTTAGTTTGGTTTATTTTGGGTCCTAATTGAATTTCTGAGCTTGGGCTTAACTTTCCCTTCTACATTAAGGTACTCGATCCCTCTCTTATATTTAGGTATGtgattatattatgcaagtatgaCGTGATTCCTATCCTAATATGTTTTTATGTAGTATTTTTATGTCAATTACAAGAACTAACGACTTTGAATATGTCTTGTTTGAGTATATACAGACGAGAGAGATAATTATATTGAGATGCTTGTCGCTTGAATAAGATTCTTTTTTGCTGCTTCTGATGTACGTTCTACAATAAGGTTATTCATTTAATTTAGTTAATTTTCTTTGTAGAGTAAGCATAAAATGGTTATTTTGTTACTTGGTTCTTATACTATAAGAATTTAACTAGTtttttttgtcaaaaaaaaaaattatttagttTGATTGTTAGATTTAGTAAATTTGACTAGAGCAAGAATTTGGATTTGTCTAACCAAATCAGACGAGGTTGATATATTAACATTTTCTCGCTTTTCAGATGTTTGTTGAGGAAGTGATGGAGTTAGCTGAGTTGGATGTGCTGCGAAATGCGATAGTTGGACTCCTAGGAGTAAATGATCTATCAACTGAACAAAGAAAGAGGCTTACCATTGCAGTAGAGCCAACATCAGGGAGAACTGTTGTATGTATAGTTCATCAGCCAAGCATAGATATCTTTGTAGCAGATGACTAGTGAATCTGAAACATAAACAGTAGTAGGTATGCTTTAAGATTCTGCAGGGTAAATGTCTCTGATGATTCTCTTCAATTTCCCACCATAATAATATTCTAATAGTAATAGCCTGATACTAATGTAACTCACTGTTCGATGAACATGCTTATATATAGGCTCATGTTCGgaaacttgaggaggaagtgaaGTTGTTAAAGAATCTCTCTCATCCAAACATTGTTGTGAGTACAGTAAATTTGGAATTATGTGGATATTTGTTCACGTATCTGAtaactttttttttgtttttccatTTCTTTCCAGAGATATCTTGGAACTACTAGAGAGGATGATTCACTTAATATTTTATTAGAGTTTGTTCCAGGAGGATCATTCTCGTCGCTCCTCGAGAAGTTTGGGTCTTTCCCCGAGTCTGTAAGTGAATGAAACTTATTACATATGTTTTGAAACTAATTATTTTGGTAATGAACAAAATAAGTGAACTTTTAGAGCATAAGGATGTATATATTGGCCATTGCTAAGTTGGAAACAACTATAATGATTTAAAACAAGAGCTACCAATAATGTTTCCTATTTATCCTGATTTAATTTAATTCACCTACATCCTTGCGGTAGAAGCTTATACAGGGTTATTATACTTATGTGCCGAGCAGGTTCTGAGAATGTATACAAAACAGCTGTTACCGGGACTGGAATGCCTTCACAAAAATGGTATAATGCATAGAGACATCAAGGTACTTTATTATTTTTCGGAAATTTGTAACTGTGGAAGCAAAGAAGCTTTTCTTTGACTGCTCATTTATCTTATTCTTAAGTCATATGCTATATATAGGGGGCAAATATCATTTTTGATAATAAGGGGTGCATTAAACTTGCGGATTTTGGAGCATCTAAGAAAGTTGTTGAACTGGTATGGAAAATGCTCTTGTCacttataattatattatacggTATACTGTTTTTACTATTTAAAATCCTAGTTTCAAAGTGCaaatatatcaaatccattttaTGTTTATGCATAGGCTACGATGACCGGTGCCAAATCAATGAAGGGTACCCCATACTGGATGGCTCCTGAGGTTATTCTCCAAACCGGAAACAGCTTGTTAGTACTTCATATTCAACTTTCTAGTACTTTATGTTCATTAGAAATTTATCATGCTAGTGTTAGAAAAGTTAAAGCAAACAAATAGAGATACCCCATGATCATGTTGATGCAGCGAAAAGTGCTAGCTAGATGGGGAGATACATTGGCATCATTGAGTTTGTAGCCAATGTTGTTGTATATATGCATCAGGTTTGTAAAATAGTAGTTGTTATAGAATATAGAAGTACAATACCTTTGCATGGGGTATATATATAGGGTATTGTATGGCCTAACCTTTGTTTTTTTCTCATTTCAGCTTTACAACTATATATTTGTTGATGAATGCATACGTGTCAAGTTCTCGGCTGCTAGTCCTAGCAGGAAGTGGATCAAGTTTTGGGATGTAGATTAGTTGGTTGTATTGGTTAAATTTATTGTGATTTCTGTAGATTGTAGACTGGTTATGAATGTAGTTGAGATTATGAAATTTGGAATGTATTAGATTAAtgtaatatattttcaaattttgcAATCGATTTCACACCTTCTGATATTAGTTTTTCATTTTTCTTCCTGGTAAATTATTATAGTAGCTTCATTAAGTGTTAGAGTAGTTT
The sequence above is drawn from the Apium graveolens cultivar Ventura chromosome 2, ASM990537v1, whole genome shotgun sequence genome and encodes:
- the LOC141696564 gene encoding mitogen-activated protein kinase kinase kinase NPK1-like, with product MELAELDVLRNAIVGLLGVNDLSTEQRKRLTIAVEPTSGRTVAHVRKLEEEVKLLKNLSHPNIVRYLGTTREDDSLNILLEFVPGGSFSSLLEKFGSFPESVLRMYTKQLLPGLECLHKNGIMHRDIKGANIIFDNKGCIKLADFGASKKVVELATMTGAKSMKGTPYWMAPELYNYIFVDECIRVKFSAASPSRKWIKFWDVD